One window of Candidatus Phytoplasma solani genomic DNA carries:
- a CDS encoding RluA family pseudouridine synthase yields the protein MQEIKDFLISEKNAMQRLDHFLVCQTTWNKSQSQKLILSQKVLVNHKPAKKRYLLKIKDLVTITATVFKTPLNIQKPYNLNLDVIYEDPYLAVINKPSNLIVHPSLSFSGITLINGLIYQFKSLSNLDTLRPGIVHRLDKNTTGLILIAKNDNVSQKLQTAFNTRTIKKVYWAFIEGFLEDKGTINLPIARNTHDRLKMAVLLNGKQSITHFKTLKRFKNFSLMEFILETGRTHQIRTHLSYLKHPIVGDKLYGSKHYNTDLGQFLHAKELIFTHPITSQKMKLKAPLPLNFTQLIQTLTNI from the coding sequence ATGCAAGAAATTAAAGATTTTCTTATTTCAGAAAAAAACGCAATGCAAAGATTAGATCATTTTTTAGTTTGTCAAACTACTTGGAATAAAAGTCAATCTCAAAAACTAATTTTATCTCAAAAAGTTTTAGTCAATCACAAGCCCGCAAAAAAAAGATATCTACTCAAAATTAAAGATTTAGTAACCATTACAGCTACTGTTTTCAAAACACCTTTAAATATTCAAAAACCTTATAATCTTAATTTAGATGTTATTTATGAAGATCCATATTTAGCTGTCATTAATAAACCTTCTAATTTAATTGTCCATCCTTCTTTGAGTTTTTCAGGCATCACCTTAATTAATGGTTTGATTTATCAATTTAAATCTTTAAGTAATCTTGATACTTTAAGACCGGGAATTGTTCATAGGTTAGATAAAAATACCACTGGTTTAATATTAATAGCTAAAAATGATAATGTTAGTCAGAAATTACAAACAGCTTTTAACACGAGAACTATTAAAAAAGTTTATTGGGCTTTTATAGAAGGTTTTTTAGAAGATAAAGGAACCATTAATCTTCCGATTGCAAGAAATACTCATGATCGCTTAAAAATGGCAGTTTTACTAAATGGAAAACAATCAATTACCCATTTTAAAACTTTAAAAAGATTTAAGAATTTTTCTTTAATGGAATTTATTTTAGAAACAGGACGCACTCATCAAATTAGAACTCATTTATCTTATTTAAAACATCCGATTGTAGGAGACAAACTTTATGGTTCCAAACATTATAATACTGATTTAGGTCAATTTTTACATGCTAAAGAGTTAATATTTACACATCCCATCACCTCTCAAAAAATGAAACTCAAAGCTCCTTTACCCTTAAATTTTACACAACTAATACAAACATTAACAAATATTTAA
- a CDS encoding ATP-binding cassette domain-containing protein translates to MIKIKNLSKTFMMNQTHLKILKNITLTVLKGEIFGLVGSSGSGKSTLLKIMNEFIIPDQNMSQVMQKSFNRFESAMIFQNFNLLNNLNVFDNIALPLKIRKYRKELIQKEVNQILTFVGLQSFANVYPKTLSGGQKQRIAIARALIYKPKIVFCDEPTFALDEITSQEILCLLLKTNQQLKTTIFLVSHNVAVIKSLCHRVAILHQGKLEKIVALNPTYKMEAVPYQNIF, encoded by the coding sequence ATGATTAAAATTAAAAACCTTTCTAAAACCTTTATGATGAACCAAACGCATCTAAAAATTCTTAAAAATATTACTTTAACAGTTTTAAAAGGTGAAATTTTTGGTCTTGTCGGATCATCTGGTTCTGGTAAAAGTACTTTATTAAAAATAATGAATGAATTTATAATACCAGATCAAAATATGTCACAAGTGATGCAAAAATCTTTTAATCGTTTTGAAAGTGCTATGATTTTTCAAAATTTTAATCTTTTGAATAATTTAAATGTTTTTGATAATATCGCTTTACCTTTGAAAATTAGAAAATATCGCAAAGAATTGATCCAAAAAGAAGTTAATCAAATTTTAACATTTGTAGGTTTACAATCTTTCGCTAACGTTTACCCCAAAACCTTATCAGGCGGCCAAAAACAACGAATCGCAATTGCAAGAGCCTTAATTTATAAACCCAAAATTGTTTTTTGCGATGAACCAACTTTTGCTTTAGATGAAATTACAAGTCAAGAAATTTTGTGCTTGTTGCTAAAAACCAATCAACAACTTAAAACTACTATTTTTTTAGTTTCTCATAATGTTGCAGTTATTAAAAGTTTATGTCATCGAGTAGCTATTTTGCATCAAGGTAAGTTAGAAAAAATTGTTGCTTTAAATCCCACTTATAAAATGGAGGCAGTTCCTTATCAAAACATTTTTTAA
- a CDS encoding ABC transporter permease subunit, whose product MFTFLKTFWKIITYKEWNHYLFAKAFLETVKITFLSSLVSFFLGLSLGVYLYLLKMKKHHKRYFICNMFINFLISTPFLLLIVLFIKFFLYPFFGLSYGFKVGLISLILILTPLFGRHCEQIFLTVNPEIYQTSYSLGANNWQFIKFFLLKETCSDIVLKASSLFVTSLAYSSVLGIIGHIGIGEIAISRGYNGDSSLLKLNGFNSLDLIMVCVFSMFALTQIVQLIGGFLAAKLDKR is encoded by the coding sequence ATGTTTACTTTTTTAAAAACTTTTTGGAAAATTATAACTTATAAAGAATGGAATCATTATTTGTTTGCAAAAGCTTTCTTAGAAACTGTTAAAATAACTTTTCTTTCTTCTTTGGTTTCTTTTTTTCTTGGACTTTCTTTAGGTGTTTATTTATATTTATTAAAAATGAAAAAACATCATAAAAGATATTTTATTTGCAACATGTTTATTAATTTTTTAATTTCAACTCCTTTTTTGTTGTTGATTGTTTTGTTTATTAAATTTTTTTTATATCCTTTTTTTGGTTTATCTTATGGTTTTAAAGTTGGTTTAATTTCCTTAATTTTAATTTTAACTCCACTTTTTGGTCGGCATTGTGAACAAATTTTTCTCACTGTTAACCCTGAAATTTATCAAACATCTTATAGTCTTGGAGCTAATAACTGGCAATTTATTAAATTTTTTTTATTGAAGGAAACTTGCTCTGATATTGTTTTAAAAGCTTCTTCTCTTTTTGTAACATCTTTGGCTTATTCTTCTGTCTTAGGAATTATAGGACATATAGGGATCGGCGAAATTGCTATTTCTCGTGGTTATAATGGTGACTCTTCTTTATTAAAATTAAATGGTTTTAATTCTTTAGATTTGATTATGGTTTGTGTTTTTTCTATGTTTGCTTTAACCCAAATAGTACAATTAATCGGGGGATTTTTAGCTGCTAAATTAGATAAACGTTAA
- the ftsH gene encoding ATP-dependent zinc metalloprotease FtsH, which produces MTFLDKIFKKFNVYVLYVALVVIALAFGWCYFNKKNTDPDGLTSLTDSFENKEIKEIVYEPVIFTNYLKLTVTKKDNKKIDYFHVPKEYLFNDEGLKDSLKNIKINPKDPRPHYGYEIAIEIAWICFKVIILYCFYLVLSDTLEQVGNELSAKKGIKSRKATIPNKRFTFKDVAGADEEKEEMSELIDFLKNPLKYISMGARIPKGVLLYGPPGTGKTLLAKAVAGEAGVPFFAAAGSEFDEVYVGLGASRIRDLFKEAQASAPCIVFIDEIEAVARKRGAMMTNSGSEQTLNQLLVEMDGFNQKSGIIVIAATNQPEAIDSAILRPGRFDRHFNIALPNVKDREAILKLHANNKKLSKEISLEELAKQTPGFSGAQLEGTLNEAALLAARRSASTINKKDISEALDRILMGPAKKSRKYSDKEKRMVAFHEAGHAVVGIKMPFAQVVQKITIIPRGNAGGYNLMLPQEETYFSSKKTLLAQITSFLGGRVAEELMFNDVSSGAYSDFKEATKIAKLMVTKFGMSELGLVQYSGNNFQNDFSDPKGLEIDQEIQKIISSCYGEAKRIIKENKVLLDAIASYLLEIETLTKKDIDEIVATNKIGWWEEEKKAAEKEKNNNELISTNEPSINSIEN; this is translated from the coding sequence ATGACATTTTTAGATAAAATTTTTAAAAAATTTAATGTTTATGTTTTATATGTAGCTCTAGTAGTTATTGCTCTTGCTTTTGGATGGTGTTATTTTAACAAAAAAAATACAGATCCTGATGGCTTGACATCATTAACAGATTCTTTTGAAAATAAAGAAATAAAAGAAATAGTTTATGAACCTGTTATTTTTACAAATTATCTTAAATTAACCGTTACCAAAAAAGATAATAAAAAAATTGATTATTTTCACGTCCCTAAAGAATATTTGTTTAATGATGAGGGACTAAAAGATTCTTTAAAAAACATTAAAATAAATCCTAAAGATCCACGTCCTCATTATGGTTACGAAATTGCAATAGAAATTGCTTGGATTTGCTTCAAAGTTATCATTTTATATTGTTTTTACCTTGTTCTTTCGGATACACTTGAACAAGTCGGTAATGAACTTTCTGCTAAAAAAGGTATTAAATCAAGAAAAGCAACTATTCCTAACAAAAGATTTACTTTCAAAGATGTTGCAGGTGCTGATGAAGAAAAAGAAGAAATGTCTGAGTTAATTGATTTTTTAAAAAACCCGCTCAAATATATATCTATGGGAGCTCGCATTCCAAAAGGTGTTTTATTATATGGACCTCCAGGAACTGGTAAAACCCTTTTAGCCAAAGCTGTTGCTGGTGAAGCTGGTGTTCCTTTTTTTGCTGCTGCTGGTTCTGAATTTGATGAAGTTTATGTAGGTCTTGGAGCAAGCCGCATCAGGGATCTTTTCAAAGAAGCACAAGCATCAGCTCCGTGTATTGTTTTCATTGATGAAATTGAAGCTGTTGCAAGAAAAAGAGGAGCAATGATGACAAACAGTGGTTCGGAACAAACCTTAAATCAACTTTTAGTTGAAATGGATGGTTTTAACCAAAAATCAGGAATTATTGTCATTGCTGCAACTAACCAACCAGAAGCAATTGATTCAGCTATTTTAAGACCAGGTAGGTTTGATCGTCATTTTAATATTGCTTTACCGAATGTAAAAGACCGTGAAGCTATTTTAAAACTTCATGCTAATAATAAAAAATTATCTAAAGAAATTAGTTTGGAAGAATTAGCAAAACAAACTCCTGGATTCAGTGGTGCTCAATTAGAAGGAACTTTAAATGAAGCTGCTTTATTAGCCGCTCGAAGAAGTGCTTCTACAATTAATAAAAAAGATATTAGTGAAGCTTTGGATCGTATTTTAATGGGTCCTGCTAAAAAATCTCGTAAATATAGTGATAAAGAAAAAAGGATGGTTGCTTTCCACGAAGCAGGGCATGCCGTCGTTGGTATTAAAATGCCTTTTGCTCAAGTAGTGCAAAAAATAACTATTATTCCCCGTGGTAATGCTGGCGGTTATAATTTAATGTTACCCCAAGAAGAAACTTACTTTTCTTCCAAAAAAACTTTATTAGCTCAAATTACTTCTTTTTTGGGTGGAAGAGTCGCTGAAGAATTAATGTTTAATGATGTTTCTAGTGGTGCTTACAGTGATTTTAAAGAGGCTACTAAAATAGCTAAATTAATGGTTACTAAATTCGGGATGAGTGAATTAGGACTTGTCCAATATTCAGGAAACAATTTTCAAAATGATTTTTCTGATCCTAAAGGTTTAGAAATTGATCAAGAAATTCAAAAAATAATTTCTAGCTGTTACGGAGAAGCAAAAAGAATTATTAAAGAAAATAAAGTCTTATTAGATGCTATTGCTTCATATTTATTAGAAATTGAAACACTTACTAAAAAAGATATTGATGAAATTGTTGCCACAAATAAAATTGGTTGGTGGGAAGAAGAAAAAAAAGCAGCTGAAAAAGAAAAAAACAATAATGAATTAATTTCTACAAATGAACCAAGCATTAATTCAATAGAAAATTAA
- a CDS encoding MetQ/NlpA family ABC transporter substrate-binding protein gives MFYLLSLPWKNKKNLLLVLFTLSLLVNFTLGYFYWNLKTHFSKQTALDLFPSRLKVATALSTVQNLLEGSVKKHLKKYHNITLEILYFPNGFNKTDELLANKEVDAKFDAHVHHLNIANQNYNNRLTFVQAGYLPKFSLFALNKDNNFKNLEDLKKFKKDNPNKKLKILMPNDNFQQSLSFYLLEQLGIIKKNNLGTTTQTFFELKPNFFESVFGFPEIQYETDELISITHKFLNGGYDLCLQYPTLMGNISNDVSVVETLKKPDELEDPIYSYTISLVARKDNEKSKEIKILQEVLKQEKIINEAQEGIFKGRYYMIPREKIDILSQTIKDKYLGKTSSAERVS, from the coding sequence ATGTTTTATTTACTTTCTTTACCTTGGAAGAATAAAAAAAATCTCTTACTTGTTTTATTTACGTTATCTCTTTTGGTCAATTTTACCTTAGGTTATTTTTATTGGAATCTAAAAACTCATTTCTCAAAACAAACTGCTTTAGATCTTTTTCCTTCGCGATTAAAAGTAGCTACTGCTTTATCGACGGTTCAAAACCTATTAGAAGGTTCTGTGAAAAAACATTTAAAAAAATATCACAACATTACTTTAGAAATTTTATATTTTCCTAATGGTTTTAATAAAACTGATGAATTATTAGCCAATAAAGAAGTAGATGCGAAATTTGACGCCCATGTTCATCATTTAAATATAGCTAACCAAAATTATAATAATAGATTGACTTTTGTTCAAGCGGGTTATTTACCTAAATTTAGTCTTTTTGCTTTAAACAAAGACAATAATTTTAAAAATTTGGAAGACTTAAAAAAATTCAAAAAAGATAATCCCAACAAAAAACTAAAAATTTTAATGCCTAATGATAATTTTCAACAGTCTTTATCTTTTTATTTATTAGAACAATTAGGCATAATTAAAAAAAATAACCTTGGAACAACAACTCAAACATTTTTTGAACTCAAACCCAATTTTTTTGAAAGTGTTTTTGGTTTCCCCGAAATTCAATATGAAACTGATGAATTAATTTCAATTACTCATAAATTTCTAAATGGAGGTTATGATTTATGTCTTCAATATCCTACTCTTATGGGCAACATATCTAATGATGTTAGCGTCGTTGAAACACTTAAAAAACCTGATGAATTAGAAGATCCTATTTATTCTTATACTATTTCTTTAGTGGCTAGAAAAGATAATGAAAAATCTAAAGAAATTAAAATTTTACAAGAAGTTTTAAAACAAGAAAAAATTATTAACGAAGCACAAGAAGGGATTTTTAAAGGAAGATATTATATGATTCCTAGAGAAAAAATAGATATTCTTAGCCAAACAATTAAAGATAAATATTTAGGGAAAACTAGTTCGGCCGAAAGAGTTTCTTAA